One segment of Rhodothermales bacterium DNA contains the following:
- a CDS encoding dihydroorotase, which produces MTEAPDLLLRGGSVIDPVSGERKDADVEIRGGKITTIGRDLDPNGSPTYDCTDKLISPGWMDMHVHLREPGFEYKETIATGCAAAAFGGFTAVACMPNTEPPIHTRDVVEFIIERAENLVVDVHPIACVSKDRAGKQLSEMADLVDGGAVAFSDDGSPVQDSGLMRLALEYSSMLDRPVINHMEDLTLNRDGHMNEGEVATRLGVTGIPGLAEEVMIARDILIAGFTGGSVHVAHISTAKAVELVRRAKRDGLNVTAEVCTHHFSLTDSSVEATEYSTNTKMHPPLRTAEDVAAMKEGLRDGTIDAICTDHAPHASFEKEVEFVAAPFGIIGLETAWGLTVRELVASGVMSLEAALQKIVVAPRQILRLPVPSVSVGEAANLTVFDDSTRWRFEERHIKSKSHNTPFVGTELVGKAWAVYNRGRFVESEV; this is translated from the coding sequence ATGACCGAGGCTCCGGACCTCTTGCTCAGAGGGGGCTCAGTTATTGATCCAGTGTCTGGCGAACGCAAGGACGCCGATGTAGAGATCCGCGGTGGAAAAATCACGACGATTGGTCGGGATCTGGATCCGAATGGAAGTCCCACATACGATTGCACAGACAAACTGATTTCACCTGGCTGGATGGACATGCATGTCCATCTTCGCGAACCGGGTTTTGAGTACAAGGAGACGATCGCGACGGGATGCGCTGCGGCGGCCTTCGGCGGCTTTACGGCCGTGGCCTGTATGCCAAATACGGAGCCTCCGATCCACACGCGCGACGTCGTCGAGTTCATCATAGAGCGTGCGGAGAACCTGGTCGTGGATGTGCACCCGATAGCCTGCGTTTCCAAGGACCGCGCGGGTAAGCAGCTGTCCGAAATGGCCGACCTTGTAGATGGAGGCGCCGTCGCCTTCAGCGATGATGGCTCTCCAGTTCAGGACTCGGGTCTGATGCGGCTCGCATTAGAGTACAGTTCTATGCTCGACAGGCCCGTCATAAACCATATGGAGGATCTAACGCTCAACCGCGACGGCCACATGAACGAAGGAGAGGTTGCGACGCGTCTGGGAGTTACCGGGATACCCGGACTGGCGGAGGAGGTCATGATTGCGCGCGACATACTGATCGCCGGATTCACGGGCGGCTCGGTGCACGTCGCGCACATCTCGACTGCGAAGGCCGTTGAACTTGTTCGCCGCGCCAAGCGCGACGGGCTGAATGTTACAGCGGAGGTATGCACGCATCATTTCTCCCTCACCGATTCGAGTGTCGAAGCGACCGAGTATTCGACGAATACCAAGATGCATCCGCCGCTGCGTACGGCCGAAGATGTTGCGGCCATGAAGGAGGGGTTGCGCGACGGGACAATCGACGCCATCTGCACCGATCATGCTCCTCATGCGTCGTTTGAAAAGGAGGTGGAGTTTGTCGCCGCTCCGTTCGGGATCATAGGTCTCGAGACCGCCTGGGGGCTTACCGTGAGAGAGCTGGTCGCCAGTGGCGTCATGTCGCTCGAAGCGGCGCTTCAGAAGATTGTCGTCGCACCGCGCCAGATCCTGCGTCTACCCGTACCGTCGGTCTCTGTGGGAGAGGCGGCGAATCTAACAGTCTTCGATGATTCGACGAGATGGCGGTTTGAGGAAAGACACATCAAATCCAAGAGTCACAACACGCCGTTTGTGGGTACAGAGCTGGTAGGCAAGGCGTGGGCCGTGTACAACCGTGGCCGTTTTGTGGAATCTGAAGTCTGA
- a CDS encoding bifunctional oligoribonuclease/PAP phosphatase NrnA: MVDSTNALIDRFDRFVITTHTRPDGDAIGSQLALGRLLTKLGKQVLMINADSPARNLEWLPGADDLVIFDGGIAQREEIMAADVIAVVDTNTEDRLGTLGELVRNAPAIKLLIDHHPYAESWFDHKYVSETASSTGQLVFEIIEEREVELLDAEVATNLYVAIMTDTGSFRFSNMSSSVHRVTATLIDSGGLRVEDIHQRLYDTRTLGSLRLLSASLATATLRYGGRLGYIVISKHMLQEAGADRDDTEGLVNYVLSIDGVEVALLFFETEAGTKVSFRSKGTVHVHDWARSLGGGGHRMASGAFVRMDVDHAIKKVISLTERFAGWDSKGADLDDLTPEDRSYLSTLMEEKARDTR, translated from the coding sequence ATGGTTGATTCCACCAACGCACTGATTGATCGGTTCGACCGATTCGTGATCACGACGCACACGCGCCCGGACGGGGATGCGATCGGATCGCAATTGGCGCTGGGTCGACTGCTGACGAAGCTTGGCAAGCAGGTGTTGATGATCAACGCCGATTCGCCGGCGCGGAATCTCGAATGGCTTCCCGGAGCCGACGATCTGGTCATTTTCGACGGCGGTATCGCACAACGGGAGGAAATCATGGCGGCCGACGTGATTGCCGTTGTGGATACCAACACGGAGGATCGTCTCGGGACGCTTGGCGAGCTTGTTCGCAACGCCCCGGCGATCAAATTGCTGATCGACCACCACCCGTACGCGGAGTCGTGGTTCGACCACAAGTACGTGAGCGAGACCGCGTCATCCACCGGGCAGCTTGTATTTGAGATAATCGAGGAGAGAGAGGTCGAGCTTCTGGATGCCGAGGTCGCGACGAATCTGTACGTCGCAATCATGACGGACACCGGATCGTTTCGCTTCAGCAACATGTCGTCGTCGGTACATCGCGTGACGGCAACGCTGATTGATTCCGGTGGCCTGAGGGTGGAAGACATTCACCAGAGACTGTACGATACGCGGACGCTGGGTTCGCTTCGGTTGTTGAGCGCGTCGCTGGCAACGGCAACGCTGCGCTATGGCGGCCGCCTCGGCTACATAGTCATCTCGAAACATATGCTGCAGGAGGCCGGGGCGGATCGCGACGACACGGAAGGTCTCGTCAACTACGTCCTATCAATCGACGGCGTGGAAGTCGCGCTACTGTTCTTCGAGACTGAAGCCGGTACCAAGGTCAGCTTCCGGTCCAAGGGAACAGTCCATGTACACGACTGGGCGCGGTCGCTTGGTGGTGGCGGTCACCGCATGGCATCCGGTGCCTTTGTGCGCATGGATGTGGACCATGCCATAAAGAAGGTCATATCGTTGACCGAACGATTCGCGGGGTGGGATTCAAAGGGCGCAGATCTGGATGATCTGACCCCGGAGGACCGCTCCTACCTGTCAACTCTGATGGAAGAGAAAGCAAGGGATACTCGATAG
- a CDS encoding leucyl aminopeptidase → MKVSVTTIDLHELDVDLILLPVTEDDRDRVVEAVVGDDETGLLAVEDFKGAEDELVTVYLSGFQSRRVTFFGLGSADAVSLESLRKLSAAGAATASRFKVDTVAVGLPETELATEAASQALVEGFVLGSYRFRKYKTDADDGHEVQRLVVHAESNDKPARRGAERGRIVAEAVSTARDLVNLSPNDKTPTLLSKEIERLGKKHGFEVSVWDKALITEEGMGGLLAVNLGSMEPPTFTIMEWQPENAVNAKPIVLVGKGVVFDTGGLSLKPTKDSMDLMKSDMAGAAAVIAAMEAVARLDLPVYVIAMIPATDNRPGENAYVPGDVIKMHSGLTVEVLNTDAEGRMILADALSYAKTYNPKLVVDLATLTGAAVVALGSGVAAVMTNQDDGAPARTDAMVRAGERSGDPVHPLPMFDHYAEQLKSDVADMKNVGGREAGSITAGKFLERFTDYPWIHVDIAGPSFLKSARGYHSVGGTGFGVRLIVEYLREFVALAQK, encoded by the coding sequence ATGAAGGTTTCTGTCACAACCATAGATCTCCACGAACTCGACGTGGATCTGATACTGCTACCCGTTACCGAGGATGATCGGGACCGAGTGGTAGAGGCTGTCGTCGGTGACGACGAGACCGGCCTGTTGGCGGTCGAAGATTTCAAGGGTGCTGAGGATGAATTGGTCACGGTCTACCTGAGCGGTTTTCAGTCCAGGCGTGTAACGTTTTTCGGACTTGGTTCTGCAGACGCCGTTTCTCTGGAATCGCTTCGCAAACTATCGGCGGCGGGCGCAGCCACTGCTTCGCGGTTCAAGGTTGACACGGTGGCGGTGGGACTTCCGGAAACGGAACTGGCTACCGAAGCGGCAAGTCAGGCGCTGGTAGAAGGTTTTGTACTGGGCTCGTATCGTTTCAGAAAGTACAAGACCGACGCCGATGATGGTCACGAGGTACAGCGACTCGTGGTTCACGCGGAATCGAATGACAAGCCAGCGCGTCGTGGAGCCGAGCGCGGGCGGATCGTTGCGGAGGCCGTTTCTACGGCACGAGATCTGGTGAACCTGTCGCCGAATGACAAGACGCCGACCCTGCTGTCAAAGGAGATCGAGAGGCTCGGCAAGAAGCACGGATTCGAGGTGTCGGTCTGGGACAAGGCGCTGATCACCGAGGAAGGAATGGGCGGGCTGCTGGCTGTCAACCTGGGTTCGATGGAACCACCTACATTCACGATCATGGAGTGGCAGCCGGAAAATGCAGTCAACGCCAAGCCGATCGTGCTGGTTGGAAAAGGCGTCGTCTTTGATACGGGAGGCCTGTCCCTGAAGCCGACGAAGGATTCGATGGACCTGATGAAGTCGGATATGGCCGGGGCTGCCGCGGTGATCGCAGCGATGGAGGCCGTTGCGAGACTTGATCTACCCGTGTACGTTATCGCGATGATCCCCGCAACGGACAACCGCCCGGGCGAGAACGCGTACGTTCCCGGTGACGTTATCAAGATGCATTCGGGATTGACGGTCGAGGTCCTTAACACCGACGCTGAGGGGCGGATGATTCTCGCGGACGCTCTGTCGTACGCCAAGACTTATAACCCGAAACTCGTCGTTGATCTGGCCACGTTAACAGGTGCGGCCGTCGTGGCGCTGGGCAGTGGCGTAGCGGCCGTAATGACGAACCAGGATGACGGCGCCCCGGCAAGAACCGACGCCATGGTTCGCGCAGGCGAGCGCAGCGGGGACCCAGTACACCCGCTTCCCATGTTCGACCACTATGCCGAGCAGCTCAAGAGCGACGTGGCCGACATGAAAAATGTTGGCGGCAGAGAGGCAGGTTCGATCACGGCCGGCAAATTTCTGGAACGCTTTACAGACTATCCCTGGATCCACGTTGATATCGCGGGACCTTCGTTCCTGAAGTCGGCTCGAGGGTATCATTCCGTTGGAGGTACCGGTTTCGGCGTCCGGTTGATCGTCGAATACCTTCGTGAGTTTGTGGCCCTGGCCCAGAAGTAG